In Desulfatiglans sp., the genomic stretch TCCTGTGAATCCACAGCCATAGTTCAGGCTGCTCCCTGATTGCCTTTTCAATGGTATCATTCTGAAGCTGTGTGGCCTGGGTCATATCAAGCCCTTCAATGTTTAACTCAGGGAAGAAGACGAGTCGGTGTTTTGTTACATCCTTTGTGCGGTACATAAACATGGGAACAACAGGGATATGATATTTGCTTGCAAGGCTATATATAAGCGGAATGGTTGATGCCTTCTGATTGAAAAAGTGGCAGGGTATCCCTTCGCGAAGGTTAGCCTTCCTGTCTGAAAAGATAACAAGATCCTCGCCACTCTTAAGTTTTTTAATGGCCGGTCTGAGCCCGTTTTCCTTATAGAGTATGCCTACACCAAAATTTTCATTATTGAAAACCCTCTCCTTCTCAATAATAGGGTTATCAATCATTCTGACAATAAAATTAAGCCTGTTAAAGGTGTCAGCGAAATAGAGGTGGGCATATTCCCAGTTCCCAAAATGGGCGCTTAATATGATAACTGAGGGGTTCTTTTTTCTGGCTGCGATCAGATGCTCTTCGCCTTCAACATGAATACGGGTCTTTAATTTATCCATGCCCTTTCTTGTTAACCGCATCATGTGTATCCATTCAAATCCCATCATGCCATAGTGCATAAAGTTTGATCTGGCAATAGCCTTTAACTCCTTTTCATTCTTTTCTTTGCCATACGCAAATTTTAGGTTTATCAAAGAGATTCTTCTATGATGAGGGTCAATCAGATAAAAGATGAGGCCAAAAAGTCGACCAAAGAAGAGCCATATCCTTAAGGGGAATATCCTTGATATAAGATGAAATG encodes the following:
- a CDS encoding lysophospholipid acyltransferase family protein, with amino-acid sequence FHLISRIFPLRIWLFFGRLFGLIFYLIDPHHRRISLINLKFAYGKEKNEKELKAIARSNFMHYGMMGFEWIHMMRLTRKGMDKLKTRIHVEGEEHLIAARKKNPSVIILSAHFGNWEYAHLYFADTFNRLNFIVRMIDNPIIEKERVFNNENFGVGILYKENGLRPAIKKLKSGEDLVIFSDRKANLREGIPCHFFNQKASTIPLIYSLASKYHIPVVPMFMYRTKDVTKHRLVFFPELNIEGLDMTQATQLQNDTIEKAIREQPELWLWIHRKWKCYHEEIYK